The Theileria orientalis strain Shintoku DNA, chromosome 2, complete genome genome has a window encoding:
- a CDS encoding RNA binding motif protein 42: MSNMIHGYSSLKPLNNHMINVTDEQAATIGGRMAAGKKCSTNVHLRKAAGVIWNDPTLEDWPKNDYRIFCGDLGNEVTDEILANAFKRYPSFQRARVVRDNNSGKTKGYGFVSLLNPDDMLRALKEMNNKFVGNRPIRVMRSKWKDRDINSEKNRETAKLYKVVKEDDKSIRKFKKLGKSVTGGKRSNLIYEPRVFKRHKIYLSTGSTNKLDNVPNIPQNHILDNI; encoded by the coding sequence ATGTCGAACATGATTCATGGTTACTCCTCTTTGAAGCCCCTCAACAATCATATGATTAACGTGACAGATGAGCAAGCGGCTACTATAGGAGGGAGAATGGCCGCTGGTAAAAAATGCTCTACCAATGTACATTTGAGAaaagctgctggagttATTTGGAATGACCCTACCCTCGAAGATTGGCCAAAAAATGACTATCGCATATTTTGTGGAGACCTAGGAAATGAAGTAACAGATGAAATATTAGCTAACGCCTTTAAAAGATACCCTTCATTTCAAAGAGCCCGGGTAGTTAGAGATAATAACTCTGGAAAGACGAAAGGATACGGGTTTGTATCCCTCTTAAACCCTGACGATATGCTTAGAGCACTGAAGGAAATGAACAACAAATTTGTAGGAAATCGCCCTATTCGTGTTATGCGAAGCAAGTGGAAGGACCGAGATATAAATTCTGAAAAGAACAGAGAGACCGCGAAGCTATATAAGGTTGTCAAGGAGGATGACAAATCAATAcgcaaatttaaaaaactcgGCAAGTCTGTCACAGGAGGAAAGAGATCAAACTTAATATACGAGCCCCGTGTATTTAAAAGGCACAAAATCTATTTGAGCACTGGCTCAACCAATAAATTGGATAACGTGCCTAACATACCACAAAATCACATTCTtgataatatttaa